The following DNA comes from cyanobiont of Ornithocercus magnificus.
GGCTTGCTCGCGATTTGGACCGGTATCCCAGCAGCACCGTTAGCTGGGGCGCTTGTCGGTACAGCAGCTGTAAGCATGAGTGGACGTCTAGATACGGCCAGCTGGCCAGCTGGTACAAAGACAGCCCTAGAAATTGGCATCGGTACTGTAATAGGAGCAAGTTTAACAAGGGAGGTATTGCAACAGCTGGCGACTCTTTGGCGACCTGCAGTGCTGATCACAGTTACCCTAGTAGTTACCGGGCTTGTAGTTGGCCTCTGGAGCAGCCGTCTCTTTGGGATTGATCCCTTAGTTTTGTTGCTAGGTGCTGCCCCCGGTGGTATTAGTGGCATGAGCCTTGTGGGGTCAAACTTTGGGGTTGGAAGTGCTGTTGCTGCTCTGCACGCAGTCAGATTGATCACCGTGCTGTTAGTACTTCCAGTAGTGGTCAAGCTACTACTGCCGCGCGGTCTGGACCCTTCCTGAAGCTACCTTGACGATCTTCTCCTCATATCGCCTGGTTATGCTCAGGCAGTGTTTCTGTTGCGCACGCTTTGTTGGTCCGGCAATTCTCCTCAGTGGTTTTGTTCTAGCCTCATTGCCGGGTAACACTGCATCTGGTAGTGGCGGTGATAAGGGTGCTAGGGTCTATTGCTATATGCGCAGCAATAACAATAACCATGCTGTGAGTTGGCAAGCTGCTTATGCTCTTATCAAGCGCCAAAGCAGTGGTCTGTTTAAAACCTCGCCAGAGCATGCAGCAGTGATGATTACAGAAACTGTGGTAGACAGACCAGAGGATCATCCCGGTTGCGCTCGCTTCTTAGGTGACCTCTTCGGCAAGCCTAGAAGTGGCAGTTACCCATCGGATAGCGAGACTCCTGCTAAGACCCCTGTGCTAATCCCAGATGATGGCTCTGATCGCTACAGTTATTAAAAGAGAGGCATGGTCTGCTATGCCTATTTTCCTACTTCCACTAAGTTTTTTAGGTGGATGTCGTAACAACCCACAGAGTGATGTATATAGCGGGAAACAGGATCTGGCTATACATGCTTGTCTAGAGAATCTAGAGCTGAAGGTCTTGGAGAATTCTCTTAGCCACTGCAACCGTGTTGTTACTGCCTATCCTAATAGTCCGGTTCCTTTAAATGATCGTGCTTTCATCTACATACTAATGGGCCACCGGAATGCAGCTTGCCAAGACGTAAAAATGGCACAAAACCTTATTCAACAGTTTAACACCGGTGGTGATGCACTGAGCACAATTCTTCGGCATGAACTGTTAGTGCGTCATGTTGTCTGCAGTGCAGGTAAGCCTGATGAGCAAGCTCTATGATACTTACAGACCGGCAAAGGGTGACCAGCCTCCCATTTATTTTAATTAGAGCCCCAGAACTAACAATTGAGCAAAGACCTAATCATACTACAATTATCGCCTTCATGGCAAAACTGTAGACATTACGTTTGGATTGACTAGGCCAGTAGTAACATAGCCAAGGCAATAGCTGCTGCTATTCTATAGATACTAAACTGGTGCAATTGCTAATCAATATAGCTGTTCCCCACACAGCTAACGCAATGGGAAAGTAGTAGATGTACAACACAGATGGAAGTATGAGCAGTGGTGCTGACAACGTGGGCTTACTGGTTCCTAGAAAACTTATTAAGCGGACGCGAGCTTTACCAGCTAATTCCAGACTTCTAATACTAGGCTTGGGTTATAGTGGTAGTCGTGTGCGGGCTCTAGCAGAAGCTATTGGGACTGAAGTAATTGCGACTCGCCGCCAGTTTGACAAAGGAGGTAACCTCGTCTTCGATAGTACTACTGGTCAAAGACCAACAACGCAGCAGTTGCGCGGGGTCACACACATGCTGAGCTGCATCCCGCCTGACTGTTTAGGACAGGAACCCGTACTGACTGCATTTGGCAGTTCACTTCGGGATTTGCCGCTGCAATGGGTAGGCTACCTTTCCACAACTGGCGTCTATGGAGATCGTCAAGGTGGCTGGGTGGACGAGATAGATAAACCACGCCCAGAGCAAATACGTAGCTGTCGCCGTCTTGAATGCGAGCGGTACTGGCAGCAGGCTGGACTGAGAGTTCCAGTACAAATCTTGCGTTTACCAGGGATTTATGGACCAGGACGGTCAGTGCTGCTATCTCTACGTAGTGCGCAAACCCGCTGCATTGACAAACCTGGGCATAAATTCAGCCGGGTTCATGTGGATGATATAGCTGGGGCGGTGCTGCACCTTATCACTGAAGCTGAATTTGGCCGTCGCCCAGAAGTGGTTAACATTTGTGATGACTATCCCGCCTCG
Coding sequences within:
- a CDS encoding AbrB family transcriptional regulator → MPLPLTLLIYIMAGTVVGLLAIWTGIPAAPLAGALVGTAAVSMSGRLDTASWPAGTKTALEIGIGTVIGASLTREVLQQLATLWRPAVLITVTLVVTGLVVGLWSSRLFGIDPLVLLLGAAPGGISGMSLVGSNFGVGSAVAALHAVRLITVLLVLPVVVKLLLPRGLDPS
- a CDS encoding NAD(P)-dependent oxidoreductase, giving the protein MYNTDGSMSSGADNVGLLVPRKLIKRTRALPANSRLLILGLGYSGSRVRALAEAIGTEVIATRRQFDKGGNLVFDSTTGQRPTTQQLRGVTHMLSCIPPDCLGQEPVLTAFGSSLRDLPLQWVGYLSTTGVYGDRQGGWVDEIDKPRPEQIRSCRRLECERYWQQAGLRVPVQILRLPGIYGPGRSVLLSLRSAQTRCIDKPGHKFSRVHVDDIAGAVLHLITEAEFGRRPEVVNICDDYPASIPELTQYAARLMSCPKPKLQSFDTVAADMTPMALSFWREHRRVSNALLVRTLGYRLLHPDFRSGLTDCYRQDIACGPKL
- a CDS encoding penicillin amidase, which codes for MLRQCFCCARFVGPAILLSGFVLASLPGNTASGSGGDKGARVYCYMRSNNNNHAVSWQAAYALIKRQSSGLFKTSPEHAAVMITETVVDRPEDHPGCARFLGDLFGKPRSGSYPSDSETPAKTPVLIPDDGSDRYSY